The following DNA comes from Enterocloster bolteae.
ACCTTTATGATTCCCTTCTCCGGCTGGTAAAGGCCGAACAGAACGCTCATCAGCGTGGATTTCCCGGCGCCGTTCTCACCTAACAGCGCATGGATTTCCCCCTTTCTCAGCTGAAGGGTGATGTTGTCGTTGGCAATGATACCGGGAAATTCTTTTGTAATGCCTAACATCTCAATAATGTAATCATCCATACGGTTCCCCCTCATATAAAACCGTCCAGACAGCATGTTCCGGCCGCCCCACCGCCCGGCGGGATGAGGTGTTCCGGTATAACAGCAGGGTGCCGGACATGCCGGCACCCTCTGTGTCATGACTATCTGCCGCAGGTCATTTCAGGCCCTTGTACAGCCCGTATTGCTGCCAGTCCCTACTCCACAAAGGTAACCTTTGTATTGGTCAAATCGGTCAAATCCTTCGTTGGGTCATTATTGTCCGCTGAGAACTGAACCAGCCCAATCTCTCCGTCAGCCAGTTTCTTGTAAACGGCATCGTACTGCTCCTGGGAGAACTTCTCAAACTTGGAGGTATCCATGGGAAGTCCCACGCCGTTGTTGGCAACGGTAAACACGGAGGTCTTGCCTCCAGGGAAGCTGCCGTCATAGAAATCCTTTACCCCGTCGTACACGGAGTTGGAAAGAAGCTTCATGGCAGACGTGATCACGGTTTCGGATTCAGCACTCTGGTCCACGTCCACGCCGATTACCTTTGCATTCTTTTCCTGGGCGGCCGCCATCACGGAATTACCTACAGCTCCGCCGCATCCAAAGATTACCTCTGTGCCGTTCTGATACCAGGAAGCAGCCATGGACTGCGCCTCAGGCGTGGCTGAAAATGCGCCTGTATAATTATACATGATTTCCAGGCCCGTAATCCCGTCCTCCTCGGCCGCAAACTCAGCGCCCTGGACAAAACCATATCCAAAACGGATAACGGCCGGCACTGCCATGCCTCCCATGAATCCAAGCTTCGTATAGCCGTCCTTTACAACCGCATAACCGGCCAGGAAACCTGCCTGGTCCTCCTGGAACAGAATGGGCATTACATTATCGTTTGTCTTATAATTGTAGTCCGCATCATGGGGCTCCCCGTCCAGCAGGATAAAGTGCACATCCGGGTACTTGTCCTGGGCCAGGTAGATGGGCTCCTCAAACAGGAATCCCGGACATACCACCAGCTTAGCGCCGCCCTCAATGGCCAGGCCTATAGTTTCCAAATAGGAATCCGTAGTGCCTTCCTGGGGCTGGTAATATTTATAGGAGATGCTGTTCTCCTCCGCGTACTTCTTAAGTCCCTCCCATGCGCCCTGGTTAAAGGACTTATCGTCTATGGTCCCCAGGTCGGTGACCAGGGCAAGCTCATAGCCTTCGGATCCGCCCTTGGATGAGGCTGTGTTTGCGGCATCCCCTTCCCCTGCCTTGGACTCTTCCTTTGCTTCTGATTTGCTCTCTGAAGCCGGAGCTTCTGTTTCCGCCGGAGCTGCCTTGGTGTCTGTTCCTGATGAGCCTGAGCAGGCTGTCAGGGAACCGGCCATGACCGCTGCCATGGCAAGTGCCAGTATCCTTTTTTTCATAAGCTTGATTCCTCCTCTTCAAATATGGTTGCGTAGCGTCTCAGTACAACTCTAACTTATCATAAATTACAAATTATTACAACCATTTAACCATATTTTTGTCATATCCGCCAAAACATAAAGGGAGGGGCGGCATGCCTGAGCATTAACCGCCTCTCCCGGATTCCTGCATAAAAGCTGTTTATAAATCAAACAAGGATAACTGATTGGATTTTGGAAGGTCCTTAAGCAGCCCCAGATCCGACATAAGGGAACAAAGGGTGCCGTTTACCTTGGAACGGTTGCTGAAATCCTCGATGGAAAGGAAAGCTCCGTCCTTGACCGCATCCACCACCGCATCAGCAGCCTTCTCGCCCAGGCCGTCGATGCTGCTGAGGGAAGGCATCAGCTTGCCGTCTATGATTTGGAAGTGCCGCGCCTTGGCCCGGTAGATATCAATGGGCGTAAAATCAAAGCCTCTTGCATACATTTCCTGGACAATCCTCATGTCCCTCAAAGTATCCTGTTCCTTCTTGGACAGGGTGTCCGCCCTTTTCTTATAATCCGCCAGATAGTATTCCAGCTTATCCCTTCCCTGACACATGATTTCATAGGAAAACGCGCTGGCCCGGATGCTGAAGAACGCGGCGTAATAGGCCAGGGGATAAAATATCTTACAGTAGGCAATACGCCATGCCATCATAACATAGGCAGCCGCATGGGCCTTGGGGAACATGTACTTGATTTTCTTACAGGACCAGATATACCATTCCGGAACGCCGTGGGCTTTCATCTCCTCCTCCCACTCCGGCTTTAATCCCTTTCCCTTTCGCACGCTCTCCATGATGGTAAAGGAAAGTCCCTGCTCCAAACCCTGGGCAATCAGGTAAACCATGATGTCGTCTCGGGTACAGATGGCGGTCTGAATGGTGGCCTTTCCCTCCTGAATCAGGGTCTGGGCATTGCCCAGCCACACATCCGTACCATGGGCCAGACCGGCGATACGCACCAGGTCGGAGAAATACTTGGGCTTGGTGTCAAGAAGCATCTGCATGGCAAAGTCCGTACCGAACTCAGGCACGCCCAGGGCCCCCAGGGGACAGCCGCCGATATCGTCCGGCATGATTCCTAGGGCGGACGTGTCCTGGAACAGGCTCATGACCTCCCGGCTGTCCAGGGGAATGTCCTTTACAGGGTCAATGCCGATGAGATCCTGAAGCATACGTATCATGGTGGGATCATCGTGTCCCAGTATATCCAGCTTCAGCAGGTTGTGGTCAATGGAATGGTAGTCAAAATGGGTGGTGACCGTGGAGGTGGTCATATCGTTGGCAGGGTGCTGCACCGGGGTAAAGGAATAGATTTCCTCGCCCAGCGGAAGCACGATAATACCTCCGGGGTGCTGTCCCGTTGTCCTTCTCACTCCCACACAGCCCTGCACAATGCGGTTAATCTCGCAGTTTCTTTTCCTGGTTCCCCTTTCCTCATAATATTTCTTTACATATCCGAAGGCCGTCTTGTCCGCCAGGGTGCCTATGGTTCCCGCGCGGAAGGTCTGGCCCTTTCCGAAGATAACCTCCGTATAATCATGGGCCTTGCTCTGGTATTCACCGGAGAAGTTAAGGTCGATATCCGGCTCCTTGTCTCCCTTAAATCCCAGGAAGGTCTCAAAGGGGATGTCAAACCCGTCCTTTTCCAGCGGTGTGCCGCACACAGGGCATTCCTTGTCCGGCATATCGCATCCGGCCATGCCGGAGAACTGCTTCACTTCTTCGGAATCAAAGTCATAGTAACGGCACTTGGGGCAATGGTAATGGGGGCTCAGGGGGTTTACCTCGGTGATTCCGGACATGGTGGCCACAAAGGAGGAACCCACGGAACCACGGGAACCCACCAGGTATCCGTCCTCATTGGACTTCCACACCAGCTTCTGGGCAATAATGTACATAACCGCGAATCCGTTGGTGATAATGGAGTGAAGCTCCCGCTCCAGACGGTCCACTACGATTTTAGGCAGGTCCTCCCCGTACATCTCATGAGCCCTGTCATAACAGATCTTGGTCAGCGTCTTATCGGAATCCTCGATGACAGGAGGACACTTGTCCGGCCGCACCGGGGCAATCTTCTCACACATATCGGCAATCTTCCTGGTGTTGGTGATTACCACTTCATGGGCCTTATCCGGCCCCAGGTAGGAAAATTCCTCCAGCATCTCCTCTGTTGTCCTGAGATACAGGGGAGCCTGGTCGTCCGAATCCTTAAATCCCTGGCCGGCCATGATGATTCTGCGGTATACCTCGTCCTGTGGATCCAGGAAGTGGACGTCGCAGGTAGCGCAGACCAGCTTGTTAAACTGCATTCCCAGTTCCACTATCTTTTTATTTATCTCGATTAAATCCTCCTGGGACTTAACCGTGCTCTTCTCGTCCCGGAGCATGAACGCGTTATTTCCCAGGGGCTGGATTTCCAGGTAATCATAGAAACTCACAAGCCGGGCAATCTCCGTATCCGGAGCGCCGCGAAGCAGGGCCTGGTATAATTCTCCGGCCTCGCAGGCCGATCCGATAATCAGTCCCTCCCGGTATTTCTCCAGCAGGCTCTTGGGTATCCTGGGCCTTCTGGCATAGTACTCCAGGTGGGACCAGCTCACCAGCCGGTACATATTCACACGCCCGATATCGTTCTTGGCCAGTATGATTACATGGTGGGTGGGGAGCTTGCGTATGGTATCCGTGTCCATGGTGCTGAGGGCATTGAGCTGGTTTAAATCATTTACATCCCGGTCCCGCAGCATCTTTACAAAGGCAGCGAATATCTCCGCCGTGGCTCCCGCGTCGTCCACCGCCCTGTGGTGGTTCTGGAGCGAAATATTAAGGGCTTTGGCAACAGTGTCCAGCTTAAACCGGTTAAGATTAGGCAGAAGAAGCCTGGCAATGGCAACCGTGTCCAGCACCGTGGGGTCAAAGGGCAGTTCCAATTTCTCTGCGAAATGGCCTATAAATCCCACATCGAAGCTTGCATTGTGGGCTACAAGGACCGCATCCCCCACAAACTCCAGAAATTGCGGCAGAATCACGTCGATTTTTGGGTATGGAAGCACCATGGAATCGTTGATGCCTGTCAGCTTCTCTATGTCAAAGGGAATGGGCACGTCCGGATTCACAAAGGTGGAGAATTTGTCCGTAATCCTGCCGTCCACCACCTTCACGGCGCCAATCTCAATAATTTTGTTCTTTTTAGGGCTGAAGCCTGTTGTCTCGATATCGAACACAACAAAGGTGTCCCCAAAATCCTGGCCCCTGGAATTCTCTACCAGCTGTTTGGTATCGTCCACCAGGTATCCCTCCACCCCGTAGAGGATTTTAAAGGTATCCCCCTTGTCCAGGGCGTGGTTGGCATCCGGGAAGGCCTGGACGCAGCCATGGTCCGTAACAGCCACAGCGGGCATGCCCCACTGCTTGGCCCTCTTGATAATGCTTTTTACCTCGGATACGCCGTCCATATCGCTCATCTTTGTATGGCAGTGCAGCTCCACGCGCTTTTCCAGGCTGGAGTCCATGCGCTTGCTGGTAAAATCATCCGCCTTCTTGATTCCCACGATGGAGCCAAGGGTCAGCTCGCCGTCAAACTTGTCAATGGTGGTGACTCCCTTTACCTTGATAAACATGCCCGGATTGATGGCGGATTTCACCTCGTCAAATATCTCCGGGCGGATAAACATTTTAACCGTAATTGTATCCGTAAAATCCGATACATCAAAGGTAAGGATAAACTTGCCGCTTCGCAGCTCCCGGTTCTCGCAGGTCAGCACCTTGCCTCTTAAGGTCACCTCTCCTATTTCCCCGTCGATCTTCTCAATCTCCATGGGCTCGTCCTCAAAGTCACGTCCGTAGAGCACATCCGGGTTGTTGGAACGCTTGACAGAGTACTTCTTGTCGTCGCCGAAACCGCTGTCCTTATCCCGTCCCCAGCCTTTGCGCCCCTTATTGAGCTGAGGCTTATCTCCCTTAAAGCCCTGCTTCTGGCCGCCGCCCTGGCCTGATTGTCCCTGCCCAGACTGTCCTGTTCTGGCCGGGCTTCCCTGGCTTTGGGACGAACCCGGCGCCCCTGACCGGCCCCCGTTATCTCCAGGCGCGCTCCCGTCTCCCACATCCCCGGAAGCAGCCTGGGCCATAAGTGCATCCCAGGGAGCGCCCTCCGGCCCCTGGCCTGCGTCCAAATAGGAATCCTGGCCTGACCTGCCGCCATTTCCGGACAGCAGCTCCTGGCCCTCCAGCCCCTGGGTGGAGAAAGAGGCGCCCATTGCTTCCAGCTCCTCCCTGTGGTTCTGCCAGTATATGGCCTGGGCCTCCCGCTCCATTTTAAGCTCAATCTGTTTTCTGCGGTCGCTGCCCTGTGGCTCCACAAAGGCAAAGCGCACCTCCACAGGCAGGCCGCACCGCTCCGCAAAGACCTTCTCTATGACGCGCTTTAACTCGGCTGTCCTGTCCCGGTTCACCATGGTGTCCTCCACGGTCAAGACCATGATATCCTCCTTCTCAAAGGTAATCCCGGCCTTGCGGAACATGGTGTACTCGATGATGCTGTAGTTTTTAAGTTCCAGAAGAAGACTGTCCTTATATACATCCAAAAGCTTTTTGGGCGTATACTGGTCCGACAGCCTGTATTTTTCCTGAATCTTGATGGCCACCTGCTTATCCGGGAACAGCTGGTCCCGGATGCCTCGCTCCAGGTCGTATATATTCTGTTTATGTATCAGCCTTGCGCTCTTCAGATAAATGCGGATAGAGCTTCTATCCCTGGTGGTGGTCACCTTCTCCACCTGGGCCAGGCCTAAAAGCTCCTTCAGGGATTCCGCTATATTGAGGGTTGGAAATACTTCCAGAAAATTCTTTTCCATATATCCGTCTTCCTTCTATGCCCGGTGTTCCCGGCTCATGGCCAGCAGTTCTTCCCGCAGTACTGCCAGAAGCTCAGACTCAGGCACCTTGCGGATGATTTCGCCCCTTCGTATCAGCAGGCCTTCTCCCACGCCGCCTGCGATGCCGATGTCTGCCTCCCTGGCCTCTCCGGGACCGTTTACAACACATCCCATCACAGCCACCTTCACATCCAGGTCATCAAACTCCGTCACCATGTTCTCCACCTGGTTTGCCAGGCCAATCAAATCAATCCGCGTGCGCCCGCAGGTGGGACAGGACACCACCTCAATACCGCCCTTTCTCAGTCCCAGGGTCCGCAGAATCAGCTTGGCGCTCTTTATCTCCTCCACCGGATCTCCGGTCAGGGACACACGGATGGTATCCCCGATGCCCTCATGAAGGATGATACCCAGTCCCACCGAGGACTTGATGTTGCCGGACATCAGGGTGCCGGACTCCGTGATTCCCACATGGAGAGGGTAATGGGTCCGCATGGCAATCAGCTCATGGGCCTTTACGCACATGAGCACATCCGAGGACTTGATACTGATGACCAGATTGTCATAGCCCATATCCTCGATGAGCTTCACCTTATCCAGGGCGCTCTCCACAATTCCTTCCGCTGTGACTCCCCCGTATTTTTCCAGCAGCGGTTTCTCCAGGGAACCGCTGTTGACGCCCACGCGGATGGGCACCCCGTATTCCCTGGCCCGGTCCACCACTGCCTGCACCTTATGGCGGTCGCCGATGTTGCCGGGATTGATGCGGATTTTATCCGCCCCGTTCTCCATGGCGGCAATGGCCAGACGGTAATCAAAGTGGATGTCTGCCACCAGCGGAATATGAATCTCCTTCTTGATGTCACCCAGCGCCGAGGCGGCTTCCATGGTAGGCACGGCCACGCGGATAATGTCGCAGCCGGCCTGCTCCAGCCTTTGGATCTGCTCCACCGTGGCGTGCACATCCTCGGTTTTGGTATTGCACATGGACTGAATCAGGACAGGGTTTCCCCCGCCGATGACCCGGTCCCCAATCTGAATCACTTTTGTATCTTTCCTGGTCATATATACCTCTCTTTTCTGAATATAGGACAAAGCCGTTAAAATAATTTCCGGACATCGTTAAACAGGATAAGCACCATAAGGGCCAGAAGAACCATCATTCCCGCCATGTGGACCATGCCTTCCTTTTCCTTGTCAATGGGCTTTCCCCTTACGGCCTCTATGATGAGGAACACAAGGCGTCCTCCGTCCAGAGCCGGAATGGGCAGCAGGTTCATGACGCCCAGGTTGGCGCTTAAGAGTATGGTAAAATTAATCAGCATGAGCACCACAGCCGACAGGCCATAGGGCGCGGTTTCATCCACCGTGGTGTCAATGGCGT
Coding sequences within:
- the ispG gene encoding flavodoxin-dependent (E)-4-hydroxy-3-methylbut-2-enyl-diphosphate synthase — protein: MTRKDTKVIQIGDRVIGGGNPVLIQSMCNTKTEDVHATVEQIQRLEQAGCDIIRVAVPTMEAASALGDIKKEIHIPLVADIHFDYRLAIAAMENGADKIRINPGNIGDRHKVQAVVDRAREYGVPIRVGVNSGSLEKPLLEKYGGVTAEGIVESALDKVKLIEDMGYDNLVISIKSSDVLMCVKAHELIAMRTHYPLHVGITESGTLMSGNIKSSVGLGIILHEGIGDTIRVSLTGDPVEEIKSAKLILRTLGLRKGGIEVVSCPTCGRTRIDLIGLANQVENMVTEFDDLDVKVAVMGCVVNGPGEAREADIGIAGGVGEGLLIRRGEIIRKVPESELLAVLREELLAMSREHRA
- a CDS encoding PolC-type DNA polymerase III, translated to MEKNFLEVFPTLNIAESLKELLGLAQVEKVTTTRDRSSIRIYLKSARLIHKQNIYDLERGIRDQLFPDKQVAIKIQEKYRLSDQYTPKKLLDVYKDSLLLELKNYSIIEYTMFRKAGITFEKEDIMVLTVEDTMVNRDRTAELKRVIEKVFAERCGLPVEVRFAFVEPQGSDRRKQIELKMEREAQAIYWQNHREELEAMGASFSTQGLEGQELLSGNGGRSGQDSYLDAGQGPEGAPWDALMAQAASGDVGDGSAPGDNGGRSGAPGSSQSQGSPARTGQSGQGQSGQGGGQKQGFKGDKPQLNKGRKGWGRDKDSGFGDDKKYSVKRSNNPDVLYGRDFEDEPMEIEKIDGEIGEVTLRGKVLTCENRELRSGKFILTFDVSDFTDTITVKMFIRPEIFDEVKSAINPGMFIKVKGVTTIDKFDGELTLGSIVGIKKADDFTSKRMDSSLEKRVELHCHTKMSDMDGVSEVKSIIKRAKQWGMPAVAVTDHGCVQAFPDANHALDKGDTFKILYGVEGYLVDDTKQLVENSRGQDFGDTFVVFDIETTGFSPKKNKIIEIGAVKVVDGRITDKFSTFVNPDVPIPFDIEKLTGINDSMVLPYPKIDVILPQFLEFVGDAVLVAHNASFDVGFIGHFAEKLELPFDPTVLDTVAIARLLLPNLNRFKLDTVAKALNISLQNHHRAVDDAGATAEIFAAFVKMLRDRDVNDLNQLNALSTMDTDTIRKLPTHHVIILAKNDIGRVNMYRLVSWSHLEYYARRPRIPKSLLEKYREGLIIGSACEAGELYQALLRGAPDTEIARLVSFYDYLEIQPLGNNAFMLRDEKSTVKSQEDLIEINKKIVELGMQFNKLVCATCDVHFLDPQDEVYRRIIMAGQGFKDSDDQAPLYLRTTEEMLEEFSYLGPDKAHEVVITNTRKIADMCEKIAPVRPDKCPPVIEDSDKTLTKICYDRAHEMYGEDLPKIVVDRLERELHSIITNGFAVMYIIAQKLVWKSNEDGYLVGSRGSVGSSFVATMSGITEVNPLSPHYHCPKCRYYDFDSEEVKQFSGMAGCDMPDKECPVCGTPLEKDGFDIPFETFLGFKGDKEPDIDLNFSGEYQSKAHDYTEVIFGKGQTFRAGTIGTLADKTAFGYVKKYYEERGTRKRNCEINRIVQGCVGVRRTTGQHPGGIIVLPLGEEIYSFTPVQHPANDMTTSTVTTHFDYHSIDHNLLKLDILGHDDPTMIRMLQDLIGIDPVKDIPLDSREVMSLFQDTSALGIMPDDIGGCPLGALGVPEFGTDFAMQMLLDTKPKYFSDLVRIAGLAHGTDVWLGNAQTLIQEGKATIQTAICTRDDIMVYLIAQGLEQGLSFTIMESVRKGKGLKPEWEEEMKAHGVPEWYIWSCKKIKYMFPKAHAAAYVMMAWRIAYCKIFYPLAYYAAFFSIRASAFSYEIMCQGRDKLEYYLADYKKRADTLSKKEQDTLRDMRIVQEMYARGFDFTPIDIYRAKARHFQIIDGKLMPSLSSIDGLGEKAADAVVDAVKDGAFLSIEDFSNRSKVNGTLCSLMSDLGLLKDLPKSNQLSLFDL
- a CDS encoding BMP family lipoprotein; the encoded protein is MKKRILALAMAAVMAGSLTACSGSSGTDTKAAPAETEAPASESKSEAKEESKAGEGDAANTASSKGGSEGYELALVTDLGTIDDKSFNQGAWEGLKKYAEENSISYKYYQPQEGTTDSYLETIGLAIEGGAKLVVCPGFLFEEPIYLAQDKYPDVHFILLDGEPHDADYNYKTNDNVMPILFQEDQAGFLAGYAVVKDGYTKLGFMGGMAVPAVIRFGYGFVQGAEFAAEEDGITGLEIMYNYTGAFSATPEAQSMAASWYQNGTEVIFGCGGAVGNSVMAAAQEKNAKVIGVDVDQSAESETVITSAMKLLSNSVYDGVKDFYDGSFPGGKTSVFTVANNGVGLPMDTSKFEKFSQEQYDAVYKKLADGEIGLVQFSADNNDPTKDLTDLTNTKVTFVE